From Prionailurus viverrinus isolate Anna chromosome B2, UM_Priviv_1.0, whole genome shotgun sequence, the proteins below share one genomic window:
- the BAK1 gene encoding bcl-2 homologous antagonist/killer: MASGQGPGPPRQECEETAPSATSEEQVARDTEEVFRSYVFHRYQQEQEAEGAAAPTDPEIVTLPLEPSSTMGQVGRQLAIIGDNINQRYDSEFQAMLQRLQPTAENAYELFTKIASSLFESGINWGRVVALLGFGYRLALHIYQHGLTGFLGQVTKLVVDVMLRHCIARWIAQRGGWVAALNLGNGPIVNVLIVLSVVLLGQFVVRRFFKS, translated from the exons ATGGCATCCGGGCAAGGCCCAGGTCCTCCCAGGCAGGAGTGTGAAGAGACTGCCCCGTCTGCTACTTCTG AGGAGCAGGTAGCCCGGGACACCGAGGAGGTTTTCCGCAGCTATGTTTTTCACCGTTATCAGCAGGAGCAGGAGGCTGAGGGGGCAGCTGCACCTACTGACCCAGAAATAGTCACCTTGCCCCTAGAACCTAGCAG CACCATGGGGCAGGTGGGTCGGCAGCTCGCCATCATTGGGGACAACATCAACCAGCGCTACGATTCAGAGTTCCAGGCCATGCTGCAGCGCCTGCAACCCACAGCAGAGAACGCCTATGAACTTTTCACCAAGATTGCCTCGAG TCTATTTGAGAGCGGCATCAACTGGGGCCGAGTGGTGGCTCTCCTGGGCTTTGGCTACCGCCTGGCTCTACACATCTACCAGCACGGCCTGACCGGCTTCCTGGGCCAGGTGACCAAACTGGTGGTCGACGTCATGTTGCGTCACTGCATTGCCCGGTGGATTGCGCAGAGGGGCGGCTGG GTGGCAGCCCTGAACTTGGGAAATGGCCCCATTGTGAACGTGCTGATAGTTCTGTCTGTGGTTCTGTTGGGCCAGTTTGTGGTACGAAGATTCTTCAAATCATGA